In Agrococcus jenensis, the genomic window GATCGATCGGATCGAGCGCGATGTGCGCAGCCTGATCGGGCACGCCGTCGACGGTGGGCCGCACGGCGAGGCCACCGAACAGGCGCTGGTCGGCGAACCGCACCTCGACGGGGCCGTGCCCAGAAGGATGCAACGCCGGCTGGTCGAGCAGCAGCCGGATGCGCGTGTGCCGGTCCGCGGCAGCGCCTGGCTCGCGCACGAGCATCTGGCCCGACATACCGAGGTGGGCCAGCAGCGCCTCCGGCCGATGCATGTCCGCACCGTGAGCACCGATCTCGCCCTCGAGCGGCACCCACAGGAACTTGCCCCGGCGGGCGGGCACGCCGAGCGTGCGTCCGACGAGGGTCGCCTCGAAGTCCTCGGGTCCCCCGGTGTGTCGCGAGAGCGAGCGCACGTCGAGCACCTCGACGCCCTCGATGCGAGCGCCGGTGACAGCGGGCGCGAGGCCGGCGCGGACCACCTCGACCTCCGGCAGCTCCGGCACGTCAGGACCGCGCGGGGTCCGCGGCGGTGAGCCGGCCGTGCGCGGCCAGCGCGGCGGCCATCTCGGCGACCTTCTTGCTCGTCCCCGAGCCGGTCGCCACAGC contains:
- the mutM gene encoding bifunctional DNA-formamidopyrimidine glycosylase/DNA-(apurinic or apyrimidinic site) lyase: MPELPEVEVVRAGLAPAVTGARIEGVEVLDVRSLSRHTGGPEDFEATLVGRTLGVPARRGKFLWVPLEGEIGAHGADMHRPEALLAHLGMSGQMLVREPGAAADRHTRIRLLLDQPALHPSGHGPVEVRFADQRLFGGLAVRPTVDGVPDQAAHIALDPIDPAFDASAVARRLRMRRQGVKAALLDQTLVSGIGNIYADEALWRSRLHYATPGERLTQARALALLADVRDVLDLALAEGGTSFDAQYVNVNGQAGYFAHSLNAYGRGGLPCPRCGSTMVREPWANRSSTRCPRCQRRPRGIAV